DNA from Haloferax volcanii DS2:
TAATCGACCCGACGCCGCTGGAGACGTGCTCCTGCCCCACGAACAGGAGGGCGTTGGCGAGGCCGATGACGAACACGCCGGTGGCGAGGATGCCGACCACGTCGCGGACCGACCGCGGGAGCAGTTCGGCGCGGGAGCGGGTGGCGACGACGTAGCCGACGAGCAGCACCGCCGCGATGTCGAACCGGAGCGCGACGAACAAAAGCGGCGGCAGGTAGTCGAGACCCGCCTTCGCGGCGACGAACGTCCCGCCGAAGAAGAACGCCGTCAGCACGAACAGGACGAGCCGCCGGCGCGTCGCCGTCACCGTCCCACACCTCCGAGCGAGAGACCGAACGCAGAGTGAAGTGAACGCATCTTGGATACACGTACGACTCCCCCGCGTATAGTTTGATTCAGAAATCAATTCACGGCAAGAAAAGTCCGCGGCGGTCGAGCATGATTCATGGTGTGAAATGATTTCGAGACGCGAAAGAAGTTTAATCGAGCGCGCACAACGTCGCCGCATGGAGTCGGCATTAGACGAAATCGAATTCCTCGCGCTCTCGCAGAACCGCGTCGACGCGCTCAGATACCTCGCCGAGCGGCCGCACTCCAGACGCGAACTCGTCGAGCGAACCGGGGCGTCGCAGCCGACGATGGGGCGGATTCTCAGCGACTTCGAAGACCGGTCGTGGCTCGTCCGCGAGGACGGCGCGTACCGGGCGACGGTGACGGGCGAACTCGTCTCGCGGGGCTTCGACGACCTCGTCGACATCCTCGACACCGACGCCAAACTCCGGCCGGTCGTCGAGTGGCTCCCGACCGACGCCATCACGTTCGACCTCGAACACCTGACCGAGGCGACGATTACCACGCCGAGTCAGGTCCGGCCGAACGCCCCCGTCAAGCGCGCCGTGTCCCTCCTGAGCGAGGCCGAAGACGTGCGCATCTTCTCCTACGCGTTCAACGAGCAGAACCTCGACATCGTCAGGGAGCGGACCGCCGCCGGCGACCAGCGGTTCGAAGGCGTCTTCTCGTCGGACGCCATCGACGCGCTCGCCCACGACTCCCAACTGCGCGAACAGCTCCGCGACCTCCTCGACGCCGACGCGGCCGCCGTCCGCATCACCGACGAGCCGATTCCGATGGCGGCGACCATCGCAGACTCGACGGTCCACCTGTTCCTCCGCGACGACAGCGGCATCCTCCAAGCCTCTATCGACGTGACCGAACCGGAGGTGCTCACGTGGGCCGACGAGCTGTTCGAGCGCTACTGGGAGGCGGCGGAACCGCTCGACCTCGACCGACTCTGAAAGCGGGTATCACGACCGACCGCGTCGTCGCCCCGTCAACCGACTCACGAGACATATCGGCGGCCTGCGAGATGCCAGCAGATGCCCTCGTCCCACCCGTCAGTCGAGTTCGTCGAACGAGTCGACCTCGTCCCAGCAGGAACACGGCAGGTCGTCCAGAGAGGTGACTTCGTCCGGGAGGCTGGTGATGGGAATCCCGGACCCGGCCTCGTCGCAGTCCTGTTGATGAACGCTGAAGTCGTCGCTGGACATCGTGTACATGGTCAGCACGCCCTGTTCGCCGGCTTCATTGAAACAAGTTGCGAGTGTGGCAGCCGAGCGCGGGGCGTCAGAGAACCCGGAAGACGCGAACCGTGTCGCGCTTGCCCGGTTCGCAGAGCAGTTGGGCGAGGCCGAACTCGGAGAACTCGTCCTTCCAGTTGCGGTGATACAGCGGGAAGTCGTCGTTGACGTAGCTCACCTCGGAGCCGGAGCGCCCGCGCGTCGGGCCGTTGCCCTCGTTTTCGGCGGTTATCACGAGGTCCGAGGAGACGCGGGCGATTTCCTCGAACACCCACGTGTCGTCGGGGTGGACGTGCTGGAGCGTCTCGACGGAGTAGATGACGTCGAACTTGTCGTCGGGGAAGTCGGGGAGCAGGTCCTCGATTGCGCCGGTGAGGAACGTGCCGGTATCGACGAGTTCGGGGAAGTACTCGGCCATCACCTCGAAGGAGTCGTCGTTGATGTCGATGCCGGTGATGTCCTCGTAGCCGCGGTCGTGGAGGTGCGCGAGGTGGCGACCGGAGCTACATCCGAGTTCGAGAATCGACGCGTCCTCCGCCGCGTAGTGCTCGAACACGGTCGCGAGCGTCTCGCTGACCTCGTTCGGGCCGATTTGGGCGTAGTACTCCGGCGAGAAGTCGCCGGAACGCTCGGCCCATCCGCGGTGGTTGTCGTCTGCGTCCATACCCCGAGTAGCGAGCGGGCGGGTAAATGTTCCGCGGAGTGTGCGCCACCGGGACGGAACGCGATTGGGGTCCGAAAAGTCGGTGACTGCACGTCAGTCGGGTGCGCTGGAGGGCACAGAGGGTGCGTGCTGGAGGGCACGTCGGGGAGGTGTGCGTCAAGGGGACCGAACGTGAAGGGTGCGTCAGGGGGGATTCGGCTGTCCCGCGAAGGGACAGGGAGCGAGTGTGTCGTGGGGGGCTGGAGGGGTGAGCGCCGCCGCGGGCACGAGCAGTCGGGTGTACCAGTCGAGCGTGCCGTGCCTCGCTCGCGGCGCGTGCGCCACCGGGTCGTCGACCGCGGTCGTTACGCCGAGTCCTCGGTCGTCGTCCCGACACCACCGGTCTCGGCTGTCGTCTCGGTACCGCCGACCGCGGGTTCGCCGTCCGTGCCGTTCGTACCGTTCACGGGACCATCACCACCGCCCGTGTCCGTACAGCCGGCGAGTGCGACGGTCGCTACCGCGACGCCGACACCGAACTGCCGTCGAGTGAGCGTTTCGCGCATCGCAGTCAGCAGTCTCGCTCGGCGGATGATAATGGGGGAGAGTCGTCCCGACCGTTCCCCCTTTGAACAACCGTTTCGAGTGACTGTTTCGACCGTTTCAGTCGGATTAACGGAACGTTCGCCAGCCAACCGAGGGCCGATGAGGGCGGCCCAGTACGGCGATTGTCTCGTCGCTGCGGAGCGACCCGGCGAGAGGCGACGGCGAGCGGTCGCGGACGGCGACGAACGACATCGGGGAGCGATAGACCCTCCTGTGAACCCCGGTGGCGACTGTCGATACCGACGCCCCGGACCGGGAGAAAATACAGTATTTGAAAATATTCAGACCAAATTGACTGTCCGAACAGTTGTAAAAATGTTCAATAAACAGATAAACAAAACATTATACACTAGCAGAGTCGACAGATAAAGAACAGACACATGCCAGTCAAACGCGTCTCGGGGGTCGGATGGACGCTCGTCGCGGCGTTACTCGTCGTCGCGGTCGCCGTCTCGCCGGTCGTCGTCGCCGCGGATGGCGTCGAAGTGCGTGCGGTCGACCACGGCGGCCCGGGCGTCGTCCCGACCGAGAACGGCCGGCCGTACGTCGCCTCGTGGCAACCCTCGACGGTTTCGGTGACCGTCGCGGGAGACGGCAACGGCACCGAGGTCTGCTTGCAGACCGACCGCGACGACGGCTCGACGATGCTGTTGGGATGCGAACCGCTCGGAAGCGCGGGAGCGAACCCGACCGACGAACGGCGCGTCGGCTTCGAGTTCGCAACGTGGCCGGCGAACGCGACCGGCGACCGCACCGTGACAGCGGTCGTCAGACCCGGCGACGGCGGCGAGCCGGTCGCGCAGGCGAGTCGCGGTGTCACGGTACTCGCGCCGGCCGGCGACGCCGACGGCGACAACCTCGGCAACCGGGACGAACTCGACCGCGGCACGGACGTGCTCGTCACCGACACCGACACCGACACCGACGGCGTACCCGACGGCGAGGAGGTCAACCGCTACGAGACCGACCCGACGAGCACGGACACCGACGGCGACGACCTCAGCGACGGCGTCGAAATCAACGAGCAGGGGAGCAACTCGACCGAGACCGACACCGACGGCGACGGCCGAGGCGACGGTGCTGAGGTCGAAGCGGGGACTGACCCGAACGCCGCGCCGGGGGCGGTCGTCGGGTCGCTGGAACTCGGCGGCGAGGGCTGGCTGCTCGTCCTCGCGGTCGCGGCCATCGCGGTCGCCCTGCTCGTCGTCGGCGTGCGAGTCCGCGACAGCGACGCGCGAGCGAGGCTGTCCGACGTTCGCGCCCGCGCGGCCGACCATGTCGACGGCCGAGGCGACGGAGCGTCGGCGGACGCGGTCCAGACTGGCGGAGGCGACAGTGCGGCGCGTGCGCAGTCGGCCGCCAACAGTTCCCCCGCCGACGGCTCCCCCGCCGCCGAGGAACTCCTCGACGACGAGACGCGCGTCCTCAGGCTCCTCGACGACAACGGCGGCCAACTCCGGCAGTCGAAAGTCGTCGAGGGAACGGAGTGGTCGAAATCGAAGGTGAGTCGCGTCCTCTCGCGGATGGCCGACGAGGGAACCGTCGCGAAGATAAATCTCGGCCGAGAGAACCTCATCGCCCGCCCGGAGAGCGTTCCCGAACACGCCCGGTCGCCGTTCGACGAGTCCTGAGCGGGCGACGCGGCGGCCGGGACGACCCGCCCCGAGAGTTGGAATCCCGAACCGCGGACGGAGTTGGAACATACCAACCAAGAATATAGGCCTCGGGGAACTAGGGAAGACTCATGCGAGAATTCGTCTTCACCGTCGAGTACGAGCGGGGTGCCGACGAGGTGATGGACCTGTTCATCGAGAACCCGGATTTACACTCCAAGACCATGGCGATACACGCCACGAGCGAGTCGATGTGGCGACTCGACCGCCTCACCGGGCCGACGGAGGCGCTCGAAGCGTTCGACGAGGTCATCGAGCAGGCCACCCGGTGCAACGGCGTCCTCGGGATGTGCGGCGCGCCGGTCGTCGAGTGGGAGTACGAGGTGCTGTCGGAGACGCCAAACGGGCGCATCGTCTACTCCTGCCGCGAGGAGGGCGACGGGATTCAGTCGATTCCCCACGTCGCCGCGAAGCACATCGGCGACGGCCTCCTGATGCAGGCCGAACGCCGGGGGGCACAGAACCAGTGGCGACTGCTCATCTCCGACGACGACACGGTGAGCGAGATTTACGAGGAGGTCAAAGACAGCCTCAGCGACGGCCTCTCGCTGAGCGTCCAGCGCATCAGCGAACCCGAGTGCTGGCTCGAAGAGAGCGTCTCCGCCGACGGCCTCCCGCCGGAACAGCAGGCCGCGCTCGAAGCCGCCGTCGAGTTCGGCTACTACGAGACGCCGCGCCAGCACACCGTCCAAGAAATCTCGGAGGAACTCGACATCCCGAACTCGACGCTCCAGTATCGCCTGACCCGCGCCGAGGCGTGGCTGGCCCGGCAGTTCGTCACCGGCACGCTCGGCACCGAAGTCGAAGACCGCGTCGACCCCGAACAGCTCGAAGCGAGCGCCTGACCGGCGACTCCCGGGCCGGACGCTCGACGAGAGACGGCCGCAGAACGGTTGGAACATTCCAACCACACCCTGATACGCCGCGGACGCGTACGTAGATGCGTGGGAAAAGACACTTTCAGCGACATCACCGGCCTGCCGGACGACCTCGGAATCGGCGACGACCTCGCGCGGGCGGACCAGCGCGCGTCGATTCGCGTCGACACCCGACGGTACGGCAAGCCCGTGACGGTGGTCGACGGTCTCGACCTCCCGGCCGACGAACTGGACGCCCTCGCGTCGACGTTGAAGCGACGGCTCGCGGTCGGCGGGACCGTGACCGACGGGCGCATCGAACTGCAGGGCGAACACGGCGAGCGCCTCGAAGCCGCGCTCCGCGACGAGGGATTCGGCGTCGAGCGCTGAGCGTGTTATCGTGATTCGATAGCTCTCGCGGCCGAAAAGGGCGGATAACTGACGCGGCAACCGACGTGCGAGCGGTCGATGTCTCCCGGTCGCGTATTCCGGGAACGAACACAGTTGGTATATTCCAAACGAGATCCCATTACCTTGGGTCCGGAATACAGAGGTACTCAATGGACACGAAACACGTCGACTGGCGTTCGATGCGAGACGAGTCGGCACCGGCGGCGGGACCCGAAGCCCGACAGTCCGGCGACGAGCGCGACGAGGGCGAGGCCGAGACCGAATCGGCCGAGGCGGCGGTCGCGGAGCGGACCGACCTCGTCTACGACGAGCAGCACGGCGAGTGGGTCGACCCCGAGACGGGCGAAATCCTCCGCGAGGACGAAATCGACCGCGGCCCCGAGTGGCGCGCGTTCGACGCCGCGGAGCGCGACCAGAAATCCCGCGTCGGGTCGCCGACGACGACGATGATGCACGACAAGGGGCTGTCGACTAACATCGGCTGGCAGAACAAAGACGCCTACGGCAACTCCCTGTCGACGGGACAGCGCCAGAAGATGCAGCGCCTCCGGACGTGGAACGAGCGGTTCCGCACCCGCGACTCCAAAGAGCGGAACCTCAAGCAGGCGCTCGGTGAGGTCGAGCGGATGGGCTCGGCGCTCGGGCTTCCGGACACCGTCCGCGAGACCGCCTCGGTCATCTACCGCCGCGCGCTCGACGACGACCTGCTGCCCGGCCGCTCCATAGAGGGCGTCGCCACCGCCGCAATCTACGCCGCCGCTCGGCAGGCCGGCGTCCCGCGCTCCCTCGACGAGGTGCGGCGCGTCTCCCGCGTCGACAAGATGGAACTCACCCGGACGTACCGCTACGTCTCCCGCGAACTGGGGCTGGACATGAAGCCGGCCGACCCGGCGCAGTACCTCCCGCGGTTCGTCTCCGAACTCGACGTGAGCGACGACGTGGAGCGCCGCGCTCGGTCGCTTCTCGACAACGCGAAGCGGCAGGGCATCCACAGCGGCAAGAGCCCGGTCGGACTCGCGGCGGCGGCCATCTACGCCGGCGCGCTCCTCGCCGACGAGGAACTGACGCAGTCCGAGGTGAGCGACGTGACCGACATCAGCGAAGTGACCATCAGAAACCGCTACCGCGAACTCCTCGAAGCGACCCAGAAATCGGGCGAAAGGGCCGTCGGGTCGACCGCCTAAGCGGACGTTTCGAGCGCGAGAAGACGGTTCTTTCTTCGATTCGCGTCGTTTTCAGACGCCTCGTTCGGACTGTTCGGCCCGTTCGACCCATTCAGACTGTGCGGGTTCGACCGCGGGCGACGCGACGCCGTTCTCACGCCGTCAGCGGTTGCACGAACACGACGACGACGCGCGAGTCGAACTGCCGCGACCCGGCAGCGCGTCGCGGACGCGGTCAGCGAGTGCGCCCGCGGTTTCGCGGACTCTCCCCTCGGCGCTCGATTCGGCGCGTCGTTCCCGGTAGTCGAAGTAGAGCGCCGTCGGCAGGAGAAGCGAGGCGTACACGCCGCTGATAGCGACGGCAATCTGCATCGGATGGTCTGCGGGGATGACCGCCCAGCCGACCGCGATAATCGCCCACAGCGCGATTCCCTGCCGGATGGTCGGACACCATCGATTCGTGCGCGCCGACCGCGCCTGCACGTCGGCGGCGTCCATGTCGGCGTCATCGCCCGATTCGGACGCCGGGCGGTCCGTTCGATGGGACTCGGCTCGCGCATCGTCGGATAGCGTAGAGGCGTGACGGAACGTTCGTTCGGACATAGAATGGTATCGGCGGCTACGGTTCCGAGCCTAATGTGGTCTCGTTTGGAATATACCAACCACGAGGGCAGAGCCGGCGTTCGGACCCGCGGGTCAGACGCTCGCGCCGTCCACCGGTTCCGCGAACGCGACGGTCTGTTTCACGTCGGTGACTTCGACCTCGACGCGGTCGCCGGGTTCCGTGCCGGGGACGATGATGACGAAGCCGCGTTCGACCTTCGCGATGCCGTCGCCTTGGTCACCGAGCGTGTCGATGATGACGGACCGAACGTCGCCCTCCGCGACGGGCGGTTGTCGCGGCTGAGAGTGCGCTTCGCGGGGTCCAGACGCGGTGTCGGCGGCGGATTCCCGAGCGGGGTCCGAATCGATGTCGCGGTCGTCAGCGGTCGTCGTCGCCGTCGTCTCCGTCGTCGTCGCCGCCGCCGATTCGACAGCGGCCTCGGTCGCCGACGCGGCGTGCGGACTCGAAAGCAGCGCGACGCGGTACAGTTCCTCCGTCGAAATCGACCCGTTTTCGACGAGTTCGGTCGGAATCGACACCACGTAACGGTCGCCGTCTCGCTCGACCGACGTCTCGAAAAGGAGCCGAAGAGAATCTGAGATATCAGTCACTACCGCTACTTCGACTCAAACAAAATAAAAGGTGGTGAAAGTGACTACCGTTTCGGTCGCCGAGACACGATAGAATCCCCGGAAATCCGATTCGACCCGACCGGAATCATTCCCGAAGACACATGTCAACCCAATGCTAACTATCGGGCATGGCACGCGACACACTCGTTTCGTGGCAGACGTTCGCGCTGTTCGTCCTGTTTCCGCCGGCGGCGCTCGTCGCCCTCGTGTTCTTTCCCCTGACGCTGCTCGTCTTCGGGTGGCTGTACTACCGCGGCAAGTACGAGTCGATACAGGAGTCCGACGACGAGCAGACGGCCGTGGAGCCGAGCGACGCCGCTCGGTGAGTGACGCATCCGCGGGCGCGAACGTGGCCGGGCGGCCCCCCGAAGGGTCGGCCGTCCCACACACGGGCGAGCATTTCTCGTCGGGAAGACGGATGTCGACGAGACAACGGATTTTTGAGTTCGTCAACTGAGTGATTGAGTATGGTTTACGAGACTGGGAACCCGACTGTCGACGACGCGGTGTGGCGGGTGCTCGACGGCGACGAACTCGACCGGACCGACGGGATCGCGCTCATCGCGCAGCCGGTCGAGCCCCTCGCGGCGGGTGCCGACTACGTCCGCTCCGTCCGCTCCGACGGGACCGTCGACGCCTGTTCCATCGTCAACGCGAAGGCCGGCGACTGCGCCGAGGACTGCGGCTTCTGCGCGCAGTCGGCGCACTTCGACACCGGCATCGAGACGCACGGCTTTCTCGGGGCGGAAGCGGTGTTAGACGCCGCGCGGCGCGCCGAACGCGACGGCGCACAGCGGTTCGGCATCGTCGTCGCCGAGAAGGGCGTCTCGAAGGAGCGCCGACCCGACGAGTGGGCGGACGTGCTGGAGGCGATTCGACTCGTCCGCGACGAGACGAGCGTCGAAATCGACGCCTCGCTCGGCCTGCTCACCGAGGAGGAGGCGCGAATCCTCGCCGACGAGGGCGTGAACCACTACAACCACAACATCGAGACCTCGCCGCGGTACTTCGACGAGGTGGTCGGAACCCACGACTTCGAGGACCGACTCGTGACGCTCCGGCGGGCGAAAGACGCCGGGATGGACCTCTGTGCCGGTGTCATCCTCGGGATGGGCGAGACGCCGGCGGACCGGGTCGACGCCGCTCTCGAACTCCAGAAAATCGGCGTCGAGTCGCTCCCGGTGAACGTGCTCAACCCCGTCCCCGGCACGCCGCTCGGCGACGCCGACCACGCCGACATCACGACGACGGAACTCGTCAAGACCGTCGCAGTCTACCGACTGCTCCACCCCGACGCGCGCGTCCGTTTGACCGGCGGGCGGGAAGTGAATCTCGCGCCCGACGAGCAACACCTGCCGTTCGAGGCCGGCGCGGACGGCGTCCTCACCGGCGACTACCTGACGACCGACGGCCAGTCGCCGGCGGCCGACATCGAGGTCGTCGAGCGGGCGGGCCTCGAACCGAACCGCGCGGTCAACGACTTCGACGTGGACGCCGTCAAGCGCCGAGAAGCGAGAGACGGCTGAGGGGCTGACGAACCGCCGAGCCGTCGAACAGCCGAACCGCCGAACCACCGAACCGCCGAACCACCGAACCGCCGAACCACCGAACCGCCGAACCACCGAACCGCCGCCCGAGACGCGCCACATCACCCGAGCGCGCTGTGCCGGGACATGAGCGAGATGACCTGCCGGTGGAGCGCCTGATTGGACGCGACGACGGTGTCGCCGGTCACGTCGTCTATCGCCTCGACGTGCGTCACCTCGCCGCCGGCCTCGCGGACGAGAAGCGGGCCGGTCCTCGTGTCCCACATATCGAGGTTCTGCTCGAAGTACACGTCGAAGCGGCCGGCGGCGACGAGCGCCAACTCCGCGGCGGCCGACCCCATCCGGCGAACGCCTCGCGTCGACTCGCAGAGCGCTTCGAGGTACGCGCCGTCGCCGTTCGCTCGGGCCAGCGAGTCGAACCCGGTCACGACGAGCGCCTCAGACAGCTCGGCGGCGTTCGAGACCGAGAGTTCCCGCCCGTTGACGAACGCGCCTTCGCCCTCGATTGCGACGTACAACTGGTCCGCCGGGACGTAGTTGACGACGCCGACGTCGGGCCGCGTCGCACCCTCGTACATGATAGAGACAGAGAAGTGCGGCACGCCGTTGTGGAAGTTGACCGTGCCGTCGAGCGGGTCGACGACCCAGCGCGGCTTCGGGCGGAACTCCGGGGAACCCTCCTCGGAGACGACGTTGTCGTCCGGGAAGGCGGCGGCTATCACGTCGGTGATTCGCGCTTCGGCGGCTTCGTCCGCCGGGCGGTCGCGGAACCGCTCGCGCGAACTCGACTCGAACCGGGCCCGTAACTCGTCGCCGGCGACCTCGGCCGCCCGAATCGCGGTCCACAGGTAGCGGTCGTTCACCATGCACCGACGTGGCCGGGGCTCGTATATTGTGACTGCTATGTTGTCTCAATAGTAATCTGTTCAGTACGTTGCCATCATAGTACGGTTGATAAGTAGTTGTCGATGACGTATCGTATGCTCACTATCGGGCATCGAGGCTGTGCGGGCCAGTATCCAGAGAACACGATTCCCGCAATCGAGGGGTCCGCGCCCCACGTCGACCTCGTCGAGGTGGACGTGATGCGCTGTGGCTCCGGGGAGCTGGTGGCGTTTCACGACGACGACCTGTCGCGGCTGACGACGGCCGCGGGTCGACTCGACGAAACCGCCGTCGACGACCTCACGGCGCTTCGCGTCGACGGCTCGGAGGCGACGATTCCGCGGTTCGACCAGGTGGTCGAGGCGTGGCCCGCGGGCACCGGCATGAATCTCGACACCCGCGACCCGGGCCTCGTCGAAGACGCCTTAGCGGCCGTCGAGGGACTCGACGAGCGGGTCGTCTTCTCGTCGCCGTCGCGCGAAGCGGTCGATATCGCGCTGGAGACGCCGACGCCGGCCGAGGTCGGCTACTCGTTCCGCGACGACGTGTCCGCGGAGTTGACGTGGGCGGCAGAACGAGGCTGTGAGTTCGTCCACGTCGAACACGGCCTGTGTACCTCCTCGGACCTCGTGGAGCGCGCGCACGACGCCGGCCTGCTCGTCGACGCGTGGACCGTCGACGACGAAGCGACCGCGACGACCCTCCGGTCGCTCGGCGTGGACGCCCTCACCGTCGACCGATGGGATGTCGTCGCCCCGGAGGCGTGCTCGTGAACCCGACTCGACGCCCGAGGCCGTCGACCGCCTTTTTATACCCCAATCATAGCGGTACGAGCCACACCAGAGAACAACATATGTCTAATTATACTCCAAATAATAGGAAAATTTAAATTATGTGTTCGGATATGTCCCAGTACATGCCTGAAAATGGCCCTATCGGCGAGCGAGCCGAAACGACGAACCGAGCTATCGGACGCACAACCAGTCGGCGCGGATTCCTCGCGACGGCGGGGGCCGTCGGCGTCGCGGGACTCGCGGGCTGTTCCGGCGGCGGGGGCGACTCACCGACCGGGACCGAGGGCGGAAGCGGGAGCACCGAACAGTCGGGAACGACGGCGGGGACATCCGGCGCGCAGGACGTGACCGTCTCGTTTTGGCACATCTTCGGCGGCGAACTCGGCCAGACGCTGGGAGACATGGCCGCCGAGTTCTCACAGCAGAACGACGGAATCACCATCGAGGCGGTCAACAACGGCGGCTACCGGCAGAACCTCAACCAGTCGTTGCAGGCGTCGCGGGCCGGCGATCCGCCGGGTATCGTCCAGATATTCGAGGTCGGGACGCGACTCGCGCTCGACAGCGGCTCGTTCACGCCGGTCGAGGAGATTCTGCCGGAAGAGGAAATCGACTTCGACGACTTCCTGCCGTCAGTCTTGAACTACTACCGCATGGACGGGACGCTGAACTCGATGCCGTTCAACTCCTCGAACACCATCATGCTCTACAACAAGACCGCGTTCGAGGAGGCGGGCCTCGACCCCGAAACCCCGCCGCGGAGCCTCGCGGAGGTCCGGCAGGCCGCACAGACCATCGTCGACCAGACCGACATGGAGAGCGGAATCAGCTGGCCGAACCACACCTGGATGCAGGTCGAACAGCAGTTCGCCAAACAGGACCAAGTGCTCGTGAACCAAGAGAACGGCCGCGACGGTCGACCCGACCAGACGTTCTTCAACTCCGAGGCGGGCCGCAGCGTCTACTCCTGGTGGAAGGGGATGGCCCAAGACGGCCTCTATCTCAACCCCGGCATCGAGGCGTGGGGCGAAGCGCGACAGGCGTTCCTCACCCAGAAGGTGCCGATGCTGTGGGACTCCACGTCGAACATCGTCTCGATGCAGTCCGGCGCGAAGGAGAACGGCTTCGAACTCGGCTCCGGCTACCTGCCGACGCCCGACGGCGCGAACACCGGCGTCGTCATCGGCGGGGGGTCGCTGTGGGTTCCCGACGCCCTCTCCGACGAGAAAAAGCAGGCCGCGGGAGAGTTCATCGCCTACGTCACCCAGACCGAGCAGCAGGCGCGCTGGCACCGCAACAGCGGCTACTTCCCGGTCCGACAGAGCTCCATCGACCAGCTCACGGACGACGGCTGGTTCGACAACAACCCCAACTTCAGCACGGCGTTCGACCAGCTACAAGACACCGAAGACACGCCCGCGACTCGCGGCGCGGTGATGGGCGTGTTCCCCAAGACCCGGTCGATTAACGAGGAGATATCGGTCAGCATCATCAACGACCAACTCGGCGTCGAGGAGGGGCTGTCGCGGATGGACACGCAGGTCGGCG
Protein-coding regions in this window:
- a CDS encoding glycerophosphodiester phosphodiesterase, with the protein product MLTIGHRGCAGQYPENTIPAIEGSAPHVDLVEVDVMRCGSGELVAFHDDDLSRLTTAAGRLDETAVDDLTALRVDGSEATIPRFDQVVEAWPAGTGMNLDTRDPGLVEDALAAVEGLDERVVFSSPSREAVDIALETPTPAEVGYSFRDDVSAELTWAAERGCEFVHVEHGLCTSSDLVERAHDAGLLVDAWTVDDEATATTLRSLGVDALTVDRWDVVAPEACS
- a CDS encoding ABC transporter substrate-binding protein produces the protein MSQYMPENGPIGERAETTNRAIGRTTSRRGFLATAGAVGVAGLAGCSGGGGDSPTGTEGGSGSTEQSGTTAGTSGAQDVTVSFWHIFGGELGQTLGDMAAEFSQQNDGITIEAVNNGGYRQNLNQSLQASRAGDPPGIVQIFEVGTRLALDSGSFTPVEEILPEEEIDFDDFLPSVLNYYRMDGTLNSMPFNSSNTIMLYNKTAFEEAGLDPETPPRSLAEVRQAAQTIVDQTDMESGISWPNHTWMQVEQQFAKQDQVLVNQENGRDGRPDQTFFNSEAGRSVYSWWKGMAQDGLYLNPGIEAWGEARQAFLTQKVPMLWDSTSNIVSMQSGAKENGFELGSGYLPTPDGANTGVVIGGGSLWVPDALSDEKKQAAGEFIAYVTQTEQQARWHRNSGYFPVRQSSIDQLTDDGWFDNNPNFSTAFDQLQDTEDTPATRGAVMGVFPKTRSINEEISVSIINDQLGVEEGLSRMDTQVGEALAGYNGNFDGSE